In Juglans microcarpa x Juglans regia isolate MS1-56 chromosome 8D, Jm3101_v1.0, whole genome shotgun sequence, the following are encoded in one genomic region:
- the LOC121242852 gene encoding uncharacterized protein LOC121242852 isoform X2, translating to MVTTSHSLLCSSYSFFTSKPALSQRQLPKPTASIGSSKASTWATTTLPPPPPTPHLIISSRIRKPVCRAARRKPATVVSSSADEGDDNTRRLLQIILWVAEGVYILWLFLLPYAPVSEGLFNFVIGWTFMFAPLLFTDRKRDRYKGSLDVLWGLQMFLTNTFLIPYMAIRMNEASADYTPSKRSQLGSVMTNGAPIVGLIGGSVCLISALWAVFGRMDSNFGSIGDRWEFLASYLGSERLAYAFIWDICFYLIFQPWLIGDNLQNVQESKVDLVNYLRFVPVVGLIAYLLCLNIDDEY from the exons ATGGTGACGACGTCCCATTCTTTGCTCTGCAGCAGCTACTCATTCTTCACCTCAAAACCTGCACTTTCTCAACGCCAATTGCCCAAACCAACAGCCTCAATAGGATCCTCGAAAGCTAGTACGTGGGCAACTACAACGCTGCCTCCTCCACCACCAACACCACATCTCATCATCTCCAGTCGTATAAGGAAACCAGTGTGCCGCGCTGCTCGACGCAAGCCTGCTACTGTAGTATCTTCGTCCGCAGACGAGGGCGATGATAACACACGGCGTTTGCTGCAAATAATTCTGTGGGTGGCCGAGGGAGTTTACATTTTGTGGCTCTTCTTGCTTCCTTACGCCCCG GTTTCAGAAGGATTATTCAATTTTGTTATTGGGTGGACATTCATGTTTGCTCCATTGCTATTCACGGATCGTAAAAGGGACAGATACAAGGGGTCTCTCGACGTTCTATGGGGTCTTCAGATGTTCCTTACAAACA CATTTTTAATACCTTACATGGCTATCCGGATGAATGAGGCTAGTGCAGACTATACTCCAAGCAAGCGCTCACAGCTGGGCTCTGTGATGACAAATGGTGCTCCTATTGTCGGACTAATTGGCGGGTCTGTGTGTCTGATATCTGCTTTGTGGGCGGTATTTGGTCGAATGGACAGTAATTTTGGGAGCATAGGGGACAGATGGGAATTCTTGGCCAGTTATCTAGGATCAGAGCGACTGGCTTATGCCTTCATATGGGATATATGTTTTTACCTGATTTTCCAACCTTGGTTGATAGGTGACAACCTTCAAAACGTTCAGGAGAGCAAGGTTGATCTAGTAAACTATCTTAGATTTGTCCCTGTGGTTGGCCTAATCGCTTACCTTCTATGTTTGAATATTGATGACGAATATTAG
- the LOC121242853 gene encoding homologous-pairing protein 2 homolog, with the protein MAPKSDSSAEGIVLNFVNEQNRPLNSQNVADYLQKFNLKKAAVQKALDTLADTGRISFKEYGKQKIYIARQDQFDIPNNEELNRMKEENASLQQQLQEQRKAIGEVEGEIRTLQSNLTLEQIWDREAKLRKEVKEMEDKLEKLRGGVTLVRPEDRKVIENMYSEKLSQWRRRKRMFKDVWDAITENSPKDLKEFKEELGIEYDEDVGVNLQSNSDLLQHGKKRPRGQ; encoded by the exons ATGGCTCCCAAGTCCGATAGCAGCGCCGAAG GAATCGTTCTCAACTTCGTGAATGAG CAAAACAGGCcattaaattcacaaaatgTGGCCGATTATTTGCAAAAGTTCAACCTCAAGAAGGCGGCAGTTCAAAAGGCATTGGATACTCTGGCTGATACTGGACGGATCTCGTTCAAGGAGTACGGTAAGCAGAAGATTTACATCGCCCGGCAAGACCAATTTGACATCCCGAACAACGAAGAGCTTAATAGGATGAAGGAGGAAAATGCCAGCCTTCAGCAACAGCTCCAGGAGCAAAGGAAAGCAATCGGCGAGGTCGAGGGAG AGATTAGAACTTTGCAATCAAATTTGACACTTGAACAGATATGGGACAGAGAAGCCAAACTGAGAAAGGAG GTCAAGGAAATGGAGGACAAACTAGAAAAATTGCGTGGAGGAGTTACCCTGGTGAGGCCTGAAGACCGTAAGGTAATCGAGAACATGTACTCAGAAAAACTCAGTCAGTGGAGAAGGCGTAAAAGGATGTTCAAAGATGTATGGGATGCTATTACCGAGAACTCACCCAAGGATCTCAAGGAGTTCAAG GAGGAGCTTGGAATTGAATATGATGAAGATGTTGGTGTGAATTTGCAGTCGAATAGCGACCTGCTGCAACATGGTAAGAAGCGTCCTAGAGGCCAGTGA
- the LOC121242851 gene encoding uncharacterized protein LOC121242851, producing the protein MGKKLDALLGRTFKTSKLNSLVNLAISRLAVFRKKRQVQCSNARSDVVQLLELGHHERALLRVEHVIKEQNMLDVFVMIESYCNLLIERINLIEQERVCPDELKEAISSLLYAASRCGEFPELQEIRAVLTTRYGKEFASRAIELRNNCGVNHKMILKLSTRQPSLENRMKVLKEIASENNIVLQLEEAASISTGENLDVNKNKNQPDPNSPVNSGSAKLGDNSHIPSEVVEKNDGFSDSMKTRKKYRDVADAAQAAFESAAYAAAAARAAVELSRSEPHNPDDHDSPSTGQDNENQAEEMKRKNAAELKRSMSTATSDSGEDIVMMTRVSSGETVPADPFEKELQFDESDIETEHEQNRIQSHSQIPSGFQTGLKLKSVIGLPVGHAAEGSGRQNARGLNIEKRPISMRTRQVRGY; encoded by the exons ATGGGAAAGAAGCTTGATGCTCTGCTTGGTAGAACCTTCAAGACCTCCAAATTAAATTCTCTTGTCAATCTTGCTATCTCTCGCCTCGCCGTCTTTAGGAAAAAGCGCCAAGTCCAGTGCTCCAATGCCCGCTCTGACGTCGTTCAGCTCCTTGAGCTTGGTCATCATGAACGTGCTCTCCTTCGT GTTGAGCATGTTATCAAGGAACAGAATATGTTGGATGTGTTTGTCATGATAGAGAGTTACTGCAATCTTTTGATTGAGAGGATCAATCTCATTGAACAAGAAAG AGTGTGCCCCGATGAACTGAAGGAGGCAATATCGAGCTTGCTCTATGCGGCTTCAAGATGCGGCGAATTCCCAGAGCTTCAAGAGATTCGTGCTGTTTTGACAACTCGTTATGGCAAAGAGTTTGCTTCTCGGGCTATAGAATTAcgcaacaactgtggagtaaaTCACAAG ATGATACTCAAACTGTCAACAAGGCAACCAAGCTTGGAGAATAGAATGAAAGTTCTCAAAGAAATCGCATCAGAGAACAATATCGTCCTGCAACTTGAGGAAGCTGCTTCTATTTCGACTGGG GAAAATTTGGATGTGAACAAGAATAAAAACCAGCCCGATCCAAACTCACCTGTCAATTCAGGTAGCGCCAAGCTTGGGGATAATTCGCACATTCCGTCTGAAGTGGTAGAAAAAAATGATGGGTTCTCTGATTCAATgaagacaagaaaaaaatacaggGATGTAGCTGACGCAGCTCAAGCAGCTTTCGAGTCTGCAGCTTATGCAGCAGCAGCTGCAAGAGCAGCTGTGGAACTCTCTCGGTCTGAACCCCATAATCCAGATGATCACGATAGTCCTAGTACTGGACAAGACAATGAAAATCAAgctgaagaaatgaaaaggaagaaTGCAGCAGAATTGAAGAGGTCGATGTCTACTGCGACTTCAGATTCAGGAGAAGACATAGTGATGATGACCAGAGTATCCTCAGGTGAAACTGTTCCGGCCGATCCTTTCGAAAAGGAACTGCAATTTGATGAGAGTGATATTGAGACTGAGCATGAACAAAACCGCATACAATCTCACAGCCAAATTCCTTCAGGGTTTCAAACTGGATTGAAGCTGAAATCAGTCATTGGACTCCCAGTCGGACATGCTGCGGAAGGATCTGGTAGGCAGAATGCACGAGGTTTAAACATAGAGAAAAGGCCAATATCGATGAGGACTAGACAAGTGCGGGGATACTAA
- the LOC121243071 gene encoding aluminum-activated malate transporter 6-like, with translation MGHSDPRKVIFATKMGLALSIVSFLIFWKQSYHDISQYSIWAILTVIVMFEFTIGATFIKGFNRGLGTFCAGILAFFFSELTLLAGQWEEVVIVISIFITGFIASYLKLYPSMKPYEYGFRVFILTYCILMVAGNRTRGYLEAIVTRLVLIAVGAGVCLVINIFIYPIWSGEDLHYLVVKNFKGLAASLEACVNGYLKGIQYETVPSTLLTCQAVDDPLYSGYQSVVDSARQEDTLLGFAVWEPPHGRYKTFNYPWKNYVKVSGALRHCAFTVMALHGCILSEIQAPAERRQVFRSELQRVGAAGAKVLLELGRKVEKMEKLGSGDILREVHEAAEQLQKKIDRRSYILVNSESWEIGRQPKTIERLEDLLDKDKESVQLGFKSLSESVLDLSSLPVETPLKNGGSKDIILRKQIAWPLRHPFNGDAVAEEADEYNTYESASAMSLGTFVSLVIEFVARLQNVVDTFEELGEKADFEEPFINVPTTKRVGFWIRLFRTRKALKALAARRREENTENSRKTRSKEWNKLNLLEDEEATIVFDEAVVEEISYKGESDKYRLWNGRPWSFHYHLFALKLFDEDTPPQKLRFMQERFWIQFHNLPLSCMNEDRGRQLGNTICVVEMVDVKEDGSGWGRHLRILIVIDLQKPLARGPSM, from the exons ATGGGTCACTCTGACCCTCGGAAAGTCATATTTGCAACCAAAATGGGGCTGGCATTGTCAATTGTGTCCTTTCTCATATTCTGGAAACAATCATATCACGACATCAGTCAGTATTCAATCTGGGCAATCCTCACTGTCATTGTGATGTTTGAATTCACTATCG GAGCAACTTTTATCAAGGGTTTCAATCGCGGTTTGGGAACATTTTGTGCAGGAATTCTTGCTTTCTTCTTTTCTGAGCTAACTTTGTTGGCTGGCCAATGGGAGGAAGTTGTAATTGTTATAAGCATTTTTATAACAG GATTCATTGCCTCTTATCTGAAGCTGTATCCCTCAATGAAGCCCTACGAATATGGATTTCGAGTGTTCATATTGACTTATTGTATCCTTATGGTTGCTGGGAATAGGACGAGAGGATATCTTGAGGCAATTGTAACTCGACTAGTCCTTATTGCAGTGGGAGCAGGCGTATgtttagttataaatattttcatttaccCCATTTGGTCGGGCGAGGATCTGCACTACTTGGTGGTTAAAAACTTCAAGGGTTTAGCTGCTTCCTTAGAAG CATGTGTCAATGGATACCTTAAAGGCATTCAATATGAAACTGTCCCCTCAACATTACTTACATGCCAAGCTGTAGATGATCCACTGTACAGCGGTTACCAATCAGTGGTAGACTCTGCACGCCAAGAGGACACTCTG CTAGGCTTTGCAGTCTGGGAACCACCTCACGGGCGTTATAAAACGTTCAATTATCCATGGAAAAACTATGTCAAAGTAAGTGGCGCATTGAGGCATTGTGCATTCACGGTCATGGCACTGCATGGATGTATTCTATCAGAAATACAG GCCCCAGCAGAGAGGAGACAAGTATTTCGCAGCGAGCTTCAAAGGGTTGGAGCAGCAGGTGCTAAAGTTTTGCTTGAGCTTGGAAGGAAAgtagaaaaaatggaaaaattaggCTCTGGAGACATACTTAGAGAGGTGCATGAGGCTGCGGAGCAACTACAGAAGAAGATAGACAGAAGATCATATATCCTGGTCAATTCAGAGAGCTGGGAAATTGGAAGACAGCCCAAGACGATAGAACGCCTCGAAGATCTGTTGGATAAAGATAAGGAAAGTGTGCAATTGGGGTTCAAGTCCTTAAGTGAATCAGTACTTGATCTGAGCTCACTTCCAGTCGAGACTCCTTTAAAAAATGGTGGTTCAAAGGATATTATATTGAGGAAGCAAATAGCTTGGCCATTGCGTCACCCATTCAATGGCGATGCAGTTGCAGAGGAAGCTGATGAATACAATACATATGAAAGTGCAAGCGCCATGTCTTTGGGGACATTTGTTTCACTTGTGATTGAATTTGTTGCAAGGCTTCAAAATGTGGTTGACACATTTGAAGAACTCGGTGAGAAAGCAGATTTTGAGGAGCCTTTTATCAATGTGCCCACGACAAAGAGGGTTGGATTTTGGATCAGACTATTCAGGACCAG GAAGGCACTGAAGGCACTTGCTGCCAGGAGAAGGgaggaaaatacagaaaactcAAGAAAGACCAGGTCGAAAGAATGGAATAAGCTGAATCTGCTAGAAGATGAAGAAGCTACCATAGTCTTTGATGAAGCAGTTGTAGAGGAGATATCTTACAAAGGAGAAT CAGACAAATATCGTCTTTGGAATGGAAGACCATGGTCTTTCCATTACCATTTGTTTGCACTAAAACTCTTTGATGAGGACACACCACCACAGAAGCTGAGGTTCATGCAGGAGCGTTTCTGGATTCAATTCCATAATCTGCCACTGTCTTGCATGAATGAGGATAGAGGAAGGCAGCTGGGCAATACCATTTGTGTGGTGGAGATGGTGGATGTGAAAGAGGATGGCAGTGGATGGGGAAGACATCTGAGGATCTTGATTGTGATAGATCTTCAAAAACCATTAGCTAGAGGACCATCAATGTGA
- the LOC121242852 gene encoding uncharacterized protein LOC121242852 isoform X1, translated as MVTTSHSLLCSSYSFFTSKPALSQRQLPKPTASIGSSKASTWATTTLPPPPPTPHLIISSRIRKPVCRAARRKPATVVSSSADEGDDNTRRLLQIILWVAEGVYILWLFLLPYAPGDPVWAISSDTINSLLGLSLNFFLILPLVNSVGIHIIDAPVLHPVSEGLFNFVIGWTFMFAPLLFTDRKRDRYKGSLDVLWGLQMFLTNTFLIPYMAIRMNEASADYTPSKRSQLGSVMTNGAPIVGLIGGSVCLISALWAVFGRMDSNFGSIGDRWEFLASYLGSERLAYAFIWDICFYLIFQPWLIGDNLQNVQESKVDLVNYLRFVPVVGLIAYLLCLNIDDEY; from the exons ATGGTGACGACGTCCCATTCTTTGCTCTGCAGCAGCTACTCATTCTTCACCTCAAAACCTGCACTTTCTCAACGCCAATTGCCCAAACCAACAGCCTCAATAGGATCCTCGAAAGCTAGTACGTGGGCAACTACAACGCTGCCTCCTCCACCACCAACACCACATCTCATCATCTCCAGTCGTATAAGGAAACCAGTGTGCCGCGCTGCTCGACGCAAGCCTGCTACTGTAGTATCTTCGTCCGCAGACGAGGGCGATGATAACACACGGCGTTTGCTGCAAATAATTCTGTGGGTGGCCGAGGGAGTTTACATTTTGTGGCTCTTCTTGCTTCCTTACGCCCCG GGAGATCCCGTGTGGGCCATCAGTTCAGACACAATAAACTCTCTTCTGGGTCTTTCTCTCAATTTCTTCTTGATCTTGCCTCTTGTGAATTCTG TTGGCATTCACATAATTGATGCCCCGGTTCTTCACCCG GTTTCAGAAGGATTATTCAATTTTGTTATTGGGTGGACATTCATGTTTGCTCCATTGCTATTCACGGATCGTAAAAGGGACAGATACAAGGGGTCTCTCGACGTTCTATGGGGTCTTCAGATGTTCCTTACAAACA CATTTTTAATACCTTACATGGCTATCCGGATGAATGAGGCTAGTGCAGACTATACTCCAAGCAAGCGCTCACAGCTGGGCTCTGTGATGACAAATGGTGCTCCTATTGTCGGACTAATTGGCGGGTCTGTGTGTCTGATATCTGCTTTGTGGGCGGTATTTGGTCGAATGGACAGTAATTTTGGGAGCATAGGGGACAGATGGGAATTCTTGGCCAGTTATCTAGGATCAGAGCGACTGGCTTATGCCTTCATATGGGATATATGTTTTTACCTGATTTTCCAACCTTGGTTGATAGGTGACAACCTTCAAAACGTTCAGGAGAGCAAGGTTGATCTAGTAAACTATCTTAGATTTGTCCCTGTGGTTGGCCTAATCGCTTACCTTCTATGTTTGAATATTGATGACGAATATTAG